The following DNA comes from Lentibacillus sp. Marseille-P4043.
CCTCATGCGAGAAAAAGTATCATCCGGTATTAGCCTCGGTTTCCCGAAGTTATCCCGATCTTACAGGCAGGTTGCCCACGTGTTACTCACCCGTCCGCCGCTCGATCCACAAGCATCCGCCCGAAGGCTTCAGCAAGTTTCACGCGCTCGACTTGCATGTATTAGGCACGCCGCCAGCGTTCGTCCTGAGCCAAGATCAAACTCTCCAAAAAATAGATGAGCTTTCTTGCTCTAAACTTGACTAGCATTTCGTTCTTGACATAATGATTGTTTTGTTCAGTTTTCAAAGATCAAGTCATCGCCATCTTTTAGCGACAGTTATATATTATAGCAAACTATTTCGTCTGCGTCAATAACTTTTTACTGATTTATTTTCGATCAAAGTCATTTTTTAAAGCGACAATAAATATCTTACCACGTTATTAAACTTAAAGTCAACCATTTTTTTAATTCCCTAGATTTTCTTCAGTTGTTGTGGTAGATATATAATTTAGCACAAAGTAGACAACTAGCGCAATACCACGACACTACCAATTATAACCATTTTATTAGAATCGTTTATCATCCTATGTTTTCCGCTCAGTTAAAGTTCATTATCGTTTTCCGCCAAAAGACCCTACTTCAGGGAATATAAAGGGTAAAGTTCAAGGAGTAAGTGGGAGGTGAATGATAACCGAAAATTACCATGAACAAAGCTAGCCCCTTGATCGCAAAACGTAGGTTAATTTGGTAATCTTGAATTACAAATCAAAATACCAAAGCAGAGCTACAATACGAAAGAAGCTAGTAATATACATGATACCACTAAAATGCAGGTTTAAACGCATCAAGAAAATTGCAGTGACAATTGCGGATAGGGATATCTAAACTTTGATAATTGGCATGATTACCTATTCCGTGGAGACAATTAGCAAACAAATGAAATAACGATTTTGTTGAGCAAATAATAGAAATTATTACATGAAGGCCAACTGTATCACTCAGGAGCTAAGGTATTTTTCCGCGAGTGCAGGGACAACGAAACAAACTGGAACAGATCGTCGACAAACAACCTGTCCCCATCTCACTTTCACCTGCTTTATAAAAACCCTAAAACGGATTCGTCGCCCAAATTGCCGATGTCTTAATAAACGAGCGTTGTTCAAGTTTAAGCAGACTTGTCATATATTCAGCTAAGTCTTCTGGTTGGGTAAATTTTTCTGGATCTGGCTGATTAGAATTCTTCCCTCGTGTAAAGTCTGTTTCAACAAGACTTGGTGTGAATACACTTACGCGGATATTATTGCGCCGAACTTCTTGCATCAACGATTCGCTTAGGCCGATAACAGCAAATTTTGAAGCACTATAAGCACTTGATCCTTCTGTTCCTTTCAATCCGGACATAGAGGAGATATTAATAATGTCACCACGGTTTCGCTTAATCATGCCTGGCAAGACTGCTTTTGTAACGTACACCATTCCCATCACGTTCGTATCAAGTACATTTTTCCATGTTTCAATTGAAAGTTCTAGGAATGATCCGCGTGCTCCAATCCCTGCGTTGTTGATGAGAATATCGATGGAGCCCAGCTGTTGTTCGATTTTGTCAACTGCCTGTTGAACTTCCGCTTCATCCGCTACATCTGCAGCAGCCGTTATAAATGTTGCACCTAATTCAGTCAGTTCAGTTTGAATCGTACCAAAGCTCTCTTCTGATCTAGCAATTAAGCCTAATTCTACGCCTTCTTTCGCAAGTTCCAATGCCGTAGCTCGCCCAATTCCCCTGCTTCCACCTGTAATCAATGCCTTTTTTCCTTGTAGTGATTGCATGCTTGAACATCCTTTCTTTTCTATTTCGTTACAACAACTATAGCATAATCATAAAATTTCCTAAAAAATACAGTCCCTTAAAGTTTTGAAATTACCCTATACATTTGCGAATGATGCCGAGGTGCTTACAAAAATAAACCTTCCAAATCATTTGGAAGGTTTATTTTTTCCGATAGACACCATAAATAGGGCCGTTATTAAATACTCTTTTCCCAAGCTCCCTTGATTTCAACACCTGTTGCCTTTGCTAACGCTTCTAAGTCTTTTATTTCTTGGTTAGATAAAACAACATCAGCAGCTGATAATGCGCCTTCAACATGTTTTGCTTTGATAACGTCGATAATCGATACAGTTCCTTTGGCAATGGCCCAGGCTATCGCAATTTGCGCAGGATCAACACGATGGTCTTCACCAGGATCCCATATATAAAAAGCAAGACCAACCCTCATGATTGGTCCTGTTTGTCAGCCCTTTTCTGCTTATCGCTTTGATCCGGCTTAGGTTTTTGATGTTGTTTTGTGATATCATCATTCATTCGTAAAGTTGAAGAATCCAAATTATTATTTAATGCTGCTTCTTCATTGAGTCTTTCTTCTTTATCCATGTCTATGTTCCCTCCAATATATTTAATTTGCCCTTTGATTTTTATAAAATGTATCATTACGAACAAGGGTATCTCCTCATGTATCAAAAGCGAACCCCAAGCCCAAATACTATTAGGGAAGACTATCGAGCGCAAAATTGACATTTAATCGTGAAAGTAAGTATAGTAATTTCTAGATAATATTGAATCGAGCATTAGCAAGATCCTGAAAGAACGGAACCTTGGGAGGTAAAACAATGGAAGACACTATTTCGCTAAGCGCTTTGAAAGCTTTGGTTGAAAAGAAAATGAAGAAAAAGATTCTCGTTAAAGTAATGTGGAATGACAATGAAAAGATAACGTTATTCATTACGCCAAATATGAAAATCAACTCCTTTATATATGATGAAAAAGAAGGATATTTGTTTTACGACCATGAAGGAAAGCCTGTCGGATCTGAAATCCCGTGTATTCTGCCGGAAAAGGTATTCGTAAACGGAAAAATAACTATGGAAGCAATTCAGGATAAGCGATTAAGAATTAACAATCAGCCCTTATCGAGCGAAGATATACAATTTTTAGGAGAATAGCATTTGTAATCATACAAAGCAGTCTCTACCTATTTATCCTTTCAAAAGGAACCTCCCTTAATTTGGTAAGATTTTTATTAAGTAAATGGTATCACGACAACCCGTGACACTTTCACAATTGCAAAACAAGAAACGAGTTAACGGTCGCTCGCGCATATGAAAACAGGCTCCGCTTTTCCAGCAATGGTTATTCACGTACGTTTCATGGTTTATCAATACGAACTGTGACTTGTAGGTGCACAGCTAATAACTCCCGCCCCCCTCCAAAAATCCCCGTACATTCACCCAGCATTTCGCATAGGATACTGTGATAAACCTGAAAGGAATGAGCAAGTATGTACTATTATCCTTACGTACATCCATATTCTTATTACGTTAACGTACCAATGTATAACTATGGAAGACAGCCTGGGTACTGGGGGTATCCGATTGAATCAGGGTATACTGAAAGACAATTTGGTCATTTGCCACCGTCGCATAATAATGAGCGAAAAGATTATGGGAGCGAACCTTTTGTCGTAAATATAGAAGATGCCGCCGAGCAAAATAATACATTCCGTACCGCTTTATGGACCGGAAAGCACTTACAGGTAACATTAATGAGTATTAATGTTAGAGAAGATATCGGGTTGGAAGTTCATCCAAACATTGACCAGTTCCTGCGTATTGAAGATGGTCAAGGGGTCGTACAAATGGGAAATGCAAAAGATAATCTATCTTTTGAACAAAACGTTTATGAAGATGATGCGATTATGGTTCCCGCTGGTACATGGCACAATGTTATCAATAACGGTACGAAACCTCTCAAACTTTATTCAATCTACGCGCCGCCCGAGCATCCATTTGCTACTGTTCACACAACAAAAGCAGATGCAATGGCTGCTGAGGAAAATCACGGTCATTAGTAGCAATGGCGTTCTTAAGAAAAAAGCATAAACTAAAAATAGGGGTCCAATTGCAAAACGATTGTTCCCCCTATTGTTATAATAGCATTTAACCTAAAAAAACAACTATTTATCACCAATTCCCAATGTACATAAACGTGTTTTCTGCATATTTATTGACGCTTTATAACCGCCATATATCTTCGCTTTAACCATGTAAAACGTTATCGGAACTCGTCACAGTTTTTATATACTTTTTCCACATTTACTGAAATCTTTGGCTATATGTTTGTTGTAATCCCTTCATAACAACGAATAAGCATATTACAAAAGTGTGAAATCATGCTTTTTCCATATAACCGAGAGCTTTACAACCAATTCTAATTTGTTTACAATAGCCACTACTTAATGAAGGGAGAATGATAATGAGTAAAAAATGGTTGTTAAGTTTATCCTTCTTACTGATCGTATTTGTAATGGTTGCATGTAGTGACAACGGTGATGACTCAGCTGAAGATAATAAAGAAGAATCAGAAACACAAGAGCAAGCGTCGCCGGAAGATGGCACTGAGGCGAAAATGCCCAAACCTAACCTAGAAGACATTCCTGATGTTGTTGCAGAAGTTAATGGAAAAGAAATATCAAAGGAAGAGTTCGCAGCCACATACAAAGGGCAATTTCAACAGGCTGCAATGCAAGCACAGATGAGTGGACAAGAAATTGATCAAGATCAATTAAAAAAACAGATTGCGGAAGGGTTAATTGGTCAGGAACTTGTTATACAAGAAGCTGAAAACAGTGGCCTCGATGCTTCTGAAGACGCTGTTAATGAAACATTAGATAGTCTGGTAAAACAAAATGGACTTGAATCACAGGATGACTTCTTTGCTGCTCTAGAAAAACAAGGCACGCCGAAAGAAGATGTAATGTCTCAGGTTGAAACACAAGTAAAAGTAGACAAGCTTATTGCTAGTAAGACTGGTGACGTTGATCCAACCAAAGAAGAGTTACAAGAAGTTTATGATGAATATACAGCCCAGCTTGAGCAAATGGGTGGAAAAGATGGCGAAGAACAAGAAATTCCATCCTTTGACGAAATGAAACCAGATCTGATCGAACAAGTGAAATCTGAAAAAGAATCAGAAACATATCAAACACTTGTCAAAAAACTTCAAAAAGATGCAGACATCACGAAAAACTTGTAATAGGAAAACCAGGTCCGAATCAGTAACAGATTTGCTTTGCTAGGTGAAAACAAGGCCTAGAGAAATTTTTATCTCTAAGCCTTGTTTTTTTATATCGTTGTTCAACTAAAGCAGTTAGTAATTAAGTTTATTGTTGAATAGGAATATTTTTTTCAAAAGAAAGCCCTAAATATCTATAATTTATTATAACCTCATTTATTTCTTTTCCGTTGATAATACTCAAACCATAGCTTTCATCATTTTCAGTAGCGGTACCATTATTCACCTTTTTTAACTGTGATGATGGATCAGTATTTGGCTCTATAATCACATCTTTAATGTTTGTA
Coding sequences within:
- a CDS encoding 3-ketoacyl-ACP reductase; this translates as MQSLQGKKALITGGSRGIGRATALELAKEGVELGLIARSEESFGTIQTELTELGATFITAAADVADEAEVQQAVDKIEQQLGSIDILINNAGIGARGSFLELSIETWKNVLDTNVMGMVYVTKAVLPGMIKRNRGDIINISSMSGLKGTEGSSAYSASKFAVIGLSESLMQEVRRNNIRVSVFTPSLVETDFTRGKNSNQPDPEKFTQPEDLAEYMTSLLKLEQRSFIKTSAIWATNPF
- a CDS encoding SurA N-terminal domain-containing protein, which translates into the protein MSKKWLLSLSFLLIVFVMVACSDNGDDSAEDNKEESETQEQASPEDGTEAKMPKPNLEDIPDVVAEVNGKEISKEEFAATYKGQFQQAAMQAQMSGQEIDQDQLKKQIAEGLIGQELVIQEAENSGLDASEDAVNETLDSLVKQNGLESQDDFFAALEKQGTPKEDVMSQVETQVKVDKLIASKTGDVDPTKEELQEVYDEYTAQLEQMGGKDGEEQEIPSFDEMKPDLIEQVKSEKESETYQTLVKKLQKDADITKNL
- a CDS encoding cupin domain-containing protein produces the protein MYYYPYVHPYSYYVNVPMYNYGRQPGYWGYPIESGYTERQFGHLPPSHNNERKDYGSEPFVVNIEDAAEQNNTFRTALWTGKHLQVTLMSINVREDIGLEVHPNIDQFLRIEDGQGVVQMGNAKDNLSFEQNVYEDDAIMVPAGTWHNVINNGTKPLKLYSIYAPPEHPFATVHTTKADAMAAEENHGH
- a CDS encoding aldo/keto reductase codes for the protein MRVGLAFYIWDPGEDHRVDPAQIAIAWAIAKGTVSIIDVIKAKHVEGALSAADVVLSNQEIKDLEALAKATGVEIKGAWEKSI